In Phaenicophaeus curvirostris isolate KB17595 chromosome 14, BPBGC_Pcur_1.0, whole genome shotgun sequence, a single genomic region encodes these proteins:
- the PABPN1L gene encoding embryonic polyadenylate-binding protein 2, producing MLLPLRQGHASGAGQWVRKIGEESPSLVGLCLAKRVTTPTPQSLLAGPGLEPAARGIPAGLAARGGARRSLAADAGCGRWAPRAAAQLVCGRWGSPGWSPARLRALGSLGWSPARLRALGLPGLQPSSAAGAGAPQGSVLNGCLLNDFLPLFLPSLLFLDTAENCWQDPPPLAAVEASWDVAEMAALWKATDDDSDLSNLEERDSEEELVVQDPELEAIKARVQEMEEKTEKPMELQLEDESCLIANSETVFFLKMEADQRSVYVGNVDYGGTAEELESHFNSCGGINRVTILCDKFSGHPKGYAYIEFEEKSSVTAAVALDGSVFRGRIIKVLPKRTNMPGLSTTDRGGHRRHFQARGGLAHWGGYYRGQQARMRGRMYRGRQRHLPWYFPY from the exons ATGCTGCTCCCCCTGCGCCAGGGGCACGCATCGGGAGCTGGTCAGTGGGTCAGAAAGATCGGGGAGGAGTCCCCGAGCCTGGTGGGGCTGTGCCTGGCCAAGCGTGtcaccacccccaccccccaatctCTGCTGGCGGGGCCGGGGCTCGAACCCGCGGCCCGAGGGATCCCGGCGGGGCTGGCGGCTCGGGGCGGGGCCCGGCGCTCATTGGCCGCGGAT GCCGGCTGCGGCCGCTGGGCTCCCCGGGCTGCAGCCCAGCTCGTCTGCGGGCGCTGGGGCTCCCCAGGCTGGAGCCCAGCTCGGCTGCGGGCGCTGGGCTCCCTGGGCTGGAGCCCAGCTCGGCTGCGGGCGCTGGGGCTCCCCGGGCTGCAGCCCAGCTCGGCTGCGGGCGCTGGGGCTCCTCAGG GTTCTGTGTTAAATGGCTGTTTGTTAAATGACTTTTTGCCTCTGTTCCTGCCTAGTCTTCTCTTCCTGGACACAGCAGAGAACTGCTGGCAGGACCCACCACCCCTAGCAGCAGTGGAAGCATCCTGGGATGTTGCAGAGATGGCAGCTCTGTGGAAAGCTACAGATGATGACTCGGACCTGAGcaacctggaggagagggacagcgAGGAGGAGCTGGTGGTGCAGGACCCA GAGCTGGAGGCCATCAAAGCCAGAGTCcaggaaatggaggaaaaaactgAGAAGCCGATGGAGTTGCAGCTGGAAGATGAGAGCTGCCTCATCGCGAACTCAGAGACAG ttttcttcctgaagatGGAGGCTGACCAGCGATCTGTCTATGTGGGCAAC GTGGACTACGGGGGCACAGCGGAAGAGCTGGAGTCTCACTTCAACAGCTGTGGGGGTATCAACCGAGTAACCATCCTCTGTGACAAGTTCTCAGGACACCCCAAAGG TTATGCCTACATTGAGTTTGAAGAGAAGAGCTCCGTTACAGCTGCGGTGGCGCTGGATGGCAGTGTGTTCCGAGGCCGTATCATTAAG GTGCTGCCCAAGAGGACCAACATGCCAGGCTTAAGCACCACTGACCGTGGAGGCCACCGGCGCCACTTCCAAGCCCGTGGAGGGCTGGCCCACTGGGGAGGCTACTACAGGGGGCAGCAGGCAAGGATGCGAGGGAGGATGTACAG GGGTCGGCAAAGGCATCTGCCTTGGTATTTCCCGTACTAG
- the TRAPPC2L gene encoding trafficking protein particle complex subunit 2-like protein isoform X1 translates to MAVCIAVIAKENYPLYIRSVPTENELKFHYTVHTSLDVVDEKISAMGKALVDQRELYLGLLYPTEDYKVYGYVTNSKVKFVMVVDSSNTALRDNEIRSMFRKLHNSYTDIMCNPFYNPGDRIHSRAFDNMVNSMMMQVC, encoded by the exons ATGGCGGTGTGCATCGCCGTGATCGCCAAGGAG AACTATCCCCTCTACATCCGGAGTGTTCCAACGGAAAATGAGCTGAAGTTTCATTACACAGTGCACACTTCCCTCGATGTTGTGGATGAAAAGATCTCTGCGATGGGCAAGGCTCTGGTAGATCAGAGGGAACTGTACCTAGGGCTCCTCTACCCCACTGAAGACTACAAGGT ATATGGCTACGTGACTAATTCAAAGGTGAAGTTCGTGATGGTGGTGGATTCTTCAAACACAGCACTTCGAGACAATGAGATCCGCAGT ATGTTCCGAAAGCTGCATAATTCATATACAGACATAATGTGTAACCCTTTTTATAACCCTGGGGACCGTATCCATTCCAG GGCTTTTGATAATATGGTGAACTCCATGATGATGCAGGTGTGTTGA
- the TRAPPC2L gene encoding trafficking protein particle complex subunit 2-like protein isoform X2, giving the protein MANYPLYIRSVPTENELKFHYTVHTSLDVVDEKISAMGKALVDQRELYLGLLYPTEDYKVYGYVTNSKVKFVMVVDSSNTALRDNEIRSMFRKLHNSYTDIMCNPFYNPGDRIHSRAFDNMVNSMMMQVC; this is encoded by the exons ATGGCG AACTATCCCCTCTACATCCGGAGTGTTCCAACGGAAAATGAGCTGAAGTTTCATTACACAGTGCACACTTCCCTCGATGTTGTGGATGAAAAGATCTCTGCGATGGGCAAGGCTCTGGTAGATCAGAGGGAACTGTACCTAGGGCTCCTCTACCCCACTGAAGACTACAAGGT ATATGGCTACGTGACTAATTCAAAGGTGAAGTTCGTGATGGTGGTGGATTCTTCAAACACAGCACTTCGAGACAATGAGATCCGCAGT ATGTTCCGAAAGCTGCATAATTCATATACAGACATAATGTGTAACCCTTTTTATAACCCTGGGGACCGTATCCATTCCAG GGCTTTTGATAATATGGTGAACTCCATGATGATGCAGGTGTGTTGA